The Lasioglossum baleicum chromosome 3, iyLasBale1, whole genome shotgun sequence region aattttatataattttaccaAAGACGAAgattatttacaaaatattactTAGGATGTATGTCAAAGAAGTTTTAATAGAAATAAAGTCTTTTTAGGTCTGTGTGCCTCATTaactttaattatataatttttagaataaaaatttattgtttcttACCATCTGTTTTGAATGTAATGCCGTATATACTGCCAGGAGTATCCTCTTCAAGTTCTGCATAGGCTTGGAGTAATGCTGTTTGTTTATCATTCAGTTTTGTGGGTACTGATATTTTAATTTGTACATAGTGATCGCCGTATCCTACTCCGTTCACTTTTTTCAAGCCTTTGCCCGTCAGTCTAATTTTCGTGTGAGATGAAGTACCAGGCCGAATTTGTATGGTGTGATCCTCGTAAACACCTTCTATTTTTATTGTGCCACCGAGTACAGCTTGCGCTAATGAAATCTCAGCATCTGTATGTAAGTCTGGACCATCTCTTCGAAAGTATTTCGATTTTTCCACGCGGAATGTTACAAATACTTCTTTGTTACCCACGGACATTCGAATCGTTTGACCGTCCTCAATACCAGCGGGAACTGGAACTGTTACTTTTCTACGTTGCACCTGTTTCAAGTGAAATACGCGTATAAAAAATCATTGTAGTTATGATACAATTTACTTAATGATTGTGTTAGTTCATGTAGACGAAAATGTTCATACCGATTGTCCCTTTCCGTCACATTCAGTGCATGGGTACCTATTAAACATTCTAGTTCCATGACAATAACGACAAGTAGAACGCATTACAAATGGACCAGTGCTAATTGTTTCCATTCCAGTGCCATTACAATATTGGCACTTTACTGATTTTGTTCCTGGTTCGCATCGGGAGCCTGAACATTTTGGGCATATATCCACTACGTTCAGTTGAATGTCTTTATTTACTCCTCTGGCTGCTTGAGAAAATGTTACGTTCATAATAACctgaagaaaaaatgaaaagaatattAATTCTTAATATATTATCTACTAGCTAATTATTCTAGAATATTCTAGATAATTATAGAATAATATGTTTGTTCTAGCATGTTTTACTACATTTGCATATGAACATGTACCTCTTGTGCTGCGCCGAAACCATATTTAGATTCAGCATAATCTTCGAAGTCGCCGAAAGCACTGCTTTGGAAAGAAGCATCtccaaatatttttcgaaataattcTTCTGGATTAATAGTTGACCTAAAATGCCAGTTTTGACCAAAGTTTTTGGCATGATCAGCTCTGCCCTGACCCATTCCCATTTGTTCCGACGTTGCACCCCATGTATCATATTCTTTCCTTTTAGTGTCATCGCTTAATACCTCGTATGCTTCAGAAACCTCTTGGAACTTTTTACTAGCATCTGGATCCCCTTTGTTCGTGTCAGGGTGATATTTTTTAGCTAACTGGTAGTAAGCTTTTTTAATGTCTTTCGATGCTGCATTCTTAGATACCCCCAATATCTCGTAGTAATTACGTTTTAAAAGACAACTCGTGGTATGTATACTTCTTTGTGTCTGAACAAAAGTCTGTAGGTCATctgtaattatatttaaaaatatcagtGTCGTGATATTTATTATAGAAGtattgtaattatttaaaataacgaTCTTTGATCGATCCTTTAAAAGTTTTTCCCAGAAACAAAATATGACACTAACAAATTAttcaatataaatatatgttaatTGGCAAATAATCTTATTGTAGATATATTTATCTACATTGTTAATACATTATTTATGTAAGGAGACAGTGAACTATGGAATTTAAGTCAAGGCTAAATAGCTAACAATGTAAAAAAACTtatatttctttaatatttattttcttacaaACTAAAAACGGATTTTAAAAGTTATAAATTACTATTTTAACTGCAACAGTTAATTCTATTAACGTGTATTAATTTAACCAACagatgttagtttcttttcacaTAATTGTAAACAAATGTGACTAACGTTAAAACGAGAAAGCATGTGAGAAGTAAGGTTAGGTCCCACTTCAAAAGATACTTCGTAGAAGGAAGAAACTGTAAGACATTCGTGAAAATCTGCGTAACTGGGAATAGGAGATTCATCTACGATGTCAGAACTTATTTAGTATTTCAATCAATTAAAAATAACGAGTAGATTATCATAAAAATGCGTGATGTAATCTCTACTCTTCGTAGTAGAAGTATACATTACTTTTTCCTGGTTTCTTCGTGTTCCAATTACCGACACTCAATGTAACTGTTGCGATGGACCGGTGACATGTGCTACATCTTTGTATGCTATTACATgacaatttatttaatgtaCTACTATTGATTAAACTAATAGTCTTCGGTCGAAAAACGATTCCAAGTCCTTTGCCGGTCGCCATGTTGAGTAAAGGATGCATAGCTGTATTGTCACGTGACAAGTAAAGCAGACAACGGTGCTTTCTAGAAACTTTACACACATTCATTGGGAaggatataacaaaataatgtaatgaTAATTTTTTATCGTTAAAGCAAAAGCGTGTTTCATACCATAGGCAAAACCACTCGGCAAATATTCAAGGAGAAAATTTTCATCTTGAAGCGGGATACTCAACGCGAAAACTGTTTACAATCGatattttacatattacatACCGGTACGTAACGGAGGAATAAATATTGACTATTATGTATTATCATTTACAACAAGTAAATATTCTTTGTTGCGTGATACATTCATGTATGTAAAGTTACACGCATTTGAAACAGTTCCTTTTTGTTATTACTATTACTTATCCATACGAGGTGTCTATAAATATATATCTACCTATTATTATTGTGAAGCAGCTTTCTCATTTAttgctattatttattatgtgaTGGAGAGCCACCATCTCTGCATAGTTTAAATTGTTTTGTGGCATTTTTAGACATGCATTGGAACATTTCCGCGGCTATATGtcattcaaattcaatttactATATATCGTCTGCT contains the following coding sequences:
- the LOC143207463 gene encoding dnaJ homolog l(2)tid, mitochondrial isoform X3; the encoded protein is MHPLLNMATGKGLGIVFRPKTISLINSSTLNKLSCNSIQRCSTCHRSIATVTLSVGNWNTKKPGKNDLQTFVQTQRSIHTTSCLLKRNYYEILGVSKNAASKDIKKAYYQLAKKYHPDTNKGDPDASKKFQEVSEAYEVLSDDTKRKEYDTWGATSEQMGMGQGRADHAKNFGQNWHFRSTINPEELFRKIFGDASFQSSAFGDFEDYAESKYGFGAAQEVIMNVTFSQAARGVNKDIQLNVVDICPKCSGSRCEPGTKSVKCQYCNGTGMETISTGPFVMRSTCRYCHGTRMFNRYPCTECDGKGQSVQRRKVTVPVPAGIEDGQTIRMSVGNKEVFVTFRVEKSKYFRRDGPDLHTDAEISLAQAVLGGTIKIEGVYEDHTIQIRPGTSSHTKIRLTGKGLKKVNGVGYGDHYVQIKISVPTKLNDKQTALLQAYAELEEDTPGSIYGITFKTDGKKQ
- the LOC143207463 gene encoding dnaJ homolog l(2)tid, mitochondrial isoform X1, which encodes MHPLLNMATGKGLGIVFRPKTISLINSSTLNKLSCNSIQRCSTCHRSIATVTLSVGNWNTKKPGKNDLQTFVQTQRSIHTTSCLLKRNYYEILGVSKNAASKDIKKAYYQLAKKYHPDTNKGDPDASKKFQEVSEAYEVLSDDTKRKEYDTWGATSEQMGMGQGRADHAKNFGQNWHFRSTINPEELFRKIFGDASFQSSAFGDFEDYAESKYGFGAAQEVIMNVTFSQAARGVNKDIQLNVVDICPKCSGSRCEPGTKSVKCQYCNGTGMETISTGPFVMRSTCRYCHGTRMFNRYPCTECDGKGQSVQRRKVTVPVPAGIEDGQTIRMSVGNKEVFVTFRVEKSKYFRRDGPDLHTDAEISLAQAVLGGTIKIEGVYEDHTIQIRPGTSSHTKIRLTGKGLKKVNGVGYGDHYVQIKISVPTKLNDKQTALLQAYAELEEDTPGSIYGITFKTDGTKTSCAGPLNLVESIRIALGHEDNSDKESPSLEPKEPGDQPQDNTRRKSSAQNEDINEKRRREVS
- the LOC143207463 gene encoding dnaJ homolog l(2)tid, mitochondrial isoform X2, encoding MHPLLNMATGKGLGIVFRPKTISLINSSTLNKLSCNSIQRCSTCHRSIATVTLSVGNWNTKKPGKNDLQTFVQTQRSIHTTSCLLKRNYYEILGVSKNAASKDIKKAYYQLAKKYHPDTNKGDPDASKKFQEVSEAYEVLSDDTKRKEYDTWGATSEQMGMGQGRADHAKNFGQNWHFRSTINPEELFRKIFGDASFQSSAFGDFEDYAESKYGFGAAQEVIMNVTFSQAARGVNKDIQLNVVDICPKCSGSRCEPGTKSVKCQYCNGTGMETISTGPFVMRSTCRYCHGTRMFNRYPCTECDGKGQSVQRRKVTVPVPAGIEDGQTIRMSVGNKEVFVTFRVEKSKYFRRDGPDLHTDAEISLAQAVLGGTIKIEGVYEDHTIQIRPGTSSHTKIRLTGKGLKKVNGVGYGDHYVQIKISVPTKLNDKQTALLQAYAELEEDTPGSIYGITFKTDGTAGPKVKTQARQSTENESYHENDGLFSKIKKAIFG